One Brassica napus cultivar Da-Ae chromosome C4, Da-Ae, whole genome shotgun sequence genomic region harbors:
- the LOC106396826 gene encoding meiosis-specific protein ASY3 isoform X1, translating to MSEYRSFGSNFHPSSQPRKMSIGVMADSQPKRHPDGAAAIGRAEKLKSAAATDLQLNKKVTGDDVAAKQRSSAKGTDHVTSPWRSPRSSYRKLGTLENVLCKQTSSLSGSKGLNKGPNGAHQAPARDSFQDIPVSSPRHSDDEPISGRKGNEMDKSPERMQEPPSAVLQQKVASQREEKRGPETAKDGSTDVLRSKLWEILGKASPEYNEDVNSETPEVVKTNSKLNQDKTSNDDPLTKPRHHSDTIETDSESPEVATRRPVTRSLLQRRVGARGIQKRTKTGANLGGKSTEEVNNVFTFEEGLRGRNGTTVMPKKQRGRKKNTAVKCRKVQSREKEEADGILKETSKSKTPARSESTRTGKRSSLSDKKGSSLEFNQHTKAQKQKQDVSTREEDFQPSPEAETAATPEMFRGLFKNGDEQKGPCEVLREKSVEPENDFQSPTFGYKAPISSPSPCFSPEASPLHPRNISPAFDETETAIFSFGTKRTPQETKGQVSDKRLPDFLEKKGDYSFGRESSAEPDEDLVLSDPSSDEKDSDGSIEDSHYNNPQVRETANGSNKKSKQGFGSAKRNSNLKGNGRVTSSLSEGMHKTDSFQRFSEVDEDEGLGRAVALFAVALQNFEKKLKSAAKKKSSEIIASVSEEIHLELENVKSHIITEAEKTSNVAKTKRKHAETRLQEQQEKMRMIHEKFKDDVGNHLEDFKSTIEGLEANHSELKGSIKKQRTSHQKLIAHFEGGIETKLDNATKRINSVNESARGKMLQLKMIVAECLKDDVC from the exons ATGAGCGAATACAGAAGCTTCGGCAGTAACTTTCACCCATCAAGTCAACCTCGAAAGATGTCTATTGGAGTTATGGCCGATTCACAACCCAAGAGACACCCTGATGGAGCTGCTGCTATTGGCAGAGCTGAGAAGTTGAAATCAGCCGCAGCAACCGATTTACAGCTGAACAAGAAGGTCACAGGTGATGATGTAGCTGCCAAGCAGAGGAGTTCAGCTAAGGGCACTGATCATGTGACCTCACCTTGGAGGTCTCCCAGATCTTCTTATCGGAAATTGGGCACTTTGGAGAATGTTCTTTGCAAGCAAACGTCTAGCTTGTCTGGTAGCAAAGGGTTAAACAAGGGACCAAATGGAGCACATCAGGCACCAGCTCGTGACTCATTTCAAGACATTCCTGTCTCTAGTCCTCGGCACAGTGATGATGAGCCGATCAGTGGCAGGAAGGGTAACGAGATGGATAAGAGTCCTGAGAGGATGCAAGAACCTCCATCTGCAGTCTTGCAGCAAAAGGTTGCGTcacagagagaagagaagcgTGGACCAGAGACGGCTAAAGATGGAAGTACTGATGTTTTGAGATCGAAACTGTGGGAAATATTGGGGAAAGCTTCGCCGGAATATAATGAAGATGTCAACTCTGAAACCCCAGAAGTGGTTAAGACAAACTCCAAGCTGAATCAAGACAAGACTTCAAACGATGATCCTCTTACTAAGCCTAGACACCACTCAGATACTATTGAAACTGATTCTGAAAGCCCTGAAGTTGCAACCAGAAGGCCGGTGACTAGATCTTTGTTGCAGAGGAGGGTGGGAGCCAGAGGTATTCAGAAGAGAACCAAAACTGGTGCCAACTTAGGTGGCAAAAGCACAGAAGAAGTGAACAACGTATTCACCTTTGAAGAAGGTCTACGCGGGAGAAATGGCACCACTGTTATGCCGAAGAAACAAAGGGGTAGGAAGAAAAATACTGCTGTAAAATGCCGCAAGGTTCAGTCCCGTGAAAAGGAAGAAGCTGATGGGATTCTGAAGGAGACGAGCAAGAGTAAAACTCCAGCACGTTCCGAGAGCACAAGAACTGGCAAAAGGTCTTCACTATCAGACAAAAAAGGAAGTTCCCTTGAGTTCAATCAACACACCAAAGCccaaaaacagaaacaagatGTTAGCACAAGGGAAGAAGATTTTCAGCCATCACCAGAGGCTGAAACAGCAGCTACTCCCGAGATGTTCCGTGGATTATTTAAAAATGGCGATGAACAGAAAGGGCCGTGTGAAGTTCTCAGGGAAAAGTCTGTTGAGCCAGAAAATGACTTCCAGAGTCCAACCTTCGGCTATAAAGCACCAATCTCAAGTCCTTCCCCCTGTTTTTCTCCTGAAGCATCTCCTTTGCATCCTCGGAATATTAGTCCCGCTTTTGATGAGACTGAAACAGCAATATTTAGCTTCGGTACAAAGAGAACTCCCCAAGAGACAAAAGGCCAAGTGTCAGATAAGAGATTGCCT GACTTCTTGGAGAAGAAAGGAGACTATTCTTTCGGCAGAGAGAGTTCTGCCGAGCCAGATGAAGATTTAGTTCTCTCAGATCCGTCGTCTGATGAGAAAGATTCAGATGGATCAATAGAAGACTCCCATTACAACA ATCCCCAAGTAAGAGAAACTGCTAACGGGAGTAATAAGAAATCTAAGCAAGGCTTTGGCTCAGCTAAACGGAACTCGAACCTTAAGGGCAATGGACGTGTTACCTCGTCTTTGTCCGAAG GGATGCATAAAACTGATTCCTTCCAGCGGTTTTCAGAGGTGGATGAAGATGAAGGCTTGGGAAG GGCTGTTGCATTGTTTGCTGTGGCTCTTCAAAACTTTGAGAAAAAGCTGAAATCTGCAGCCAAAAAGAAGTCTTCAGAAATTATAGCATCAGTCTCGGAGGAGATACATTTGGAGTTGGAGAATGTGAAGTCTCACATCATAACAGAAGC GGAAAAGACGAGTAACGTAGCCAAAACTAAGAGAAAGCATGCTGAAACAAGATTACAAG AGCAACAAGAGAAAATGAGAATGATCCATGAAAAGTTTAAGGATGATGTCGGGAACCATCTTGAAGATTTCAAGAGTACTATTGAAGGGCTTGAAGCAAACCACTCAGAGTTGAAAGGAAGCATAAAGAAACAAA GAACATCGCACCAAAAGCTCATTGCGCATTTTGAAGGAGGCATCGAAACAAAACTGGACAATGCGACCAAAAGAATCAACTCTGTCAACGAG TCTGCGAGAGGAAAGATGCTGCAGCTGAAGATGATTGTGGCAGAATGTTTGAAGGATGATGTGTGTTAG
- the LOC106396826 gene encoding meiosis-specific protein ASY3 isoform X2 has product MSEYRSFGSNFHPSSQPRKMSIGVMADSQPKRHPDGAAAIGRAEKLKSAAATDLQLNKKVTGDDVAAKQRSSAKGTDHVTSPWRSPRSSYRKLGTLENVLCKQTSSLSGSKGLNKGPNGAHQAPARDSFQDIPVSSPRHSDDEPISGRKGNEMDKSPERMQEPPSAVLQQKVASQREEKRGPETAKDGSTDVLRSKLWEILGKASPEYNEDVNSETPEVVKTNSKLNQDKTSNDDPLTKPRHHSDTIETDSESPEVATRRPVTRSLLQRRVGARGIQKRTKTGANLGGKSTEEVNNVFTFEEGLRGRNGTTVMPKKQRGRKKNTAVKCRKVQSREKEEADGILKETSKSKTPARSESTRTGKRSSLSDKKGSSLEFNQHTKAQKQKQDVSTREEDFQPSPEAETAATPEMFRGLFKNGDEQKGPCEVLREKSVEPENDFQSPTFGYKAPISSPSPCFSPEASPLHPRNISPAFDETETAIFSFGTKRTPQETKGQVSDKRLPDFLEKKGDYSFGRESSAEPDEDLVLSDPSSDEKDSDGSIEDSHYNIRETANGSNKKSKQGFGSAKRNSNLKGNGRVTSSLSEGMHKTDSFQRFSEVDEDEGLGRAVALFAVALQNFEKKLKSAAKKKSSEIIASVSEEIHLELENVKSHIITEAEKTSNVAKTKRKHAETRLQEQQEKMRMIHEKFKDDVGNHLEDFKSTIEGLEANHSELKGSIKKQRTSHQKLIAHFEGGIETKLDNATKRINSVNESARGKMLQLKMIVAECLKDDVC; this is encoded by the exons ATGAGCGAATACAGAAGCTTCGGCAGTAACTTTCACCCATCAAGTCAACCTCGAAAGATGTCTATTGGAGTTATGGCCGATTCACAACCCAAGAGACACCCTGATGGAGCTGCTGCTATTGGCAGAGCTGAGAAGTTGAAATCAGCCGCAGCAACCGATTTACAGCTGAACAAGAAGGTCACAGGTGATGATGTAGCTGCCAAGCAGAGGAGTTCAGCTAAGGGCACTGATCATGTGACCTCACCTTGGAGGTCTCCCAGATCTTCTTATCGGAAATTGGGCACTTTGGAGAATGTTCTTTGCAAGCAAACGTCTAGCTTGTCTGGTAGCAAAGGGTTAAACAAGGGACCAAATGGAGCACATCAGGCACCAGCTCGTGACTCATTTCAAGACATTCCTGTCTCTAGTCCTCGGCACAGTGATGATGAGCCGATCAGTGGCAGGAAGGGTAACGAGATGGATAAGAGTCCTGAGAGGATGCAAGAACCTCCATCTGCAGTCTTGCAGCAAAAGGTTGCGTcacagagagaagagaagcgTGGACCAGAGACGGCTAAAGATGGAAGTACTGATGTTTTGAGATCGAAACTGTGGGAAATATTGGGGAAAGCTTCGCCGGAATATAATGAAGATGTCAACTCTGAAACCCCAGAAGTGGTTAAGACAAACTCCAAGCTGAATCAAGACAAGACTTCAAACGATGATCCTCTTACTAAGCCTAGACACCACTCAGATACTATTGAAACTGATTCTGAAAGCCCTGAAGTTGCAACCAGAAGGCCGGTGACTAGATCTTTGTTGCAGAGGAGGGTGGGAGCCAGAGGTATTCAGAAGAGAACCAAAACTGGTGCCAACTTAGGTGGCAAAAGCACAGAAGAAGTGAACAACGTATTCACCTTTGAAGAAGGTCTACGCGGGAGAAATGGCACCACTGTTATGCCGAAGAAACAAAGGGGTAGGAAGAAAAATACTGCTGTAAAATGCCGCAAGGTTCAGTCCCGTGAAAAGGAAGAAGCTGATGGGATTCTGAAGGAGACGAGCAAGAGTAAAACTCCAGCACGTTCCGAGAGCACAAGAACTGGCAAAAGGTCTTCACTATCAGACAAAAAAGGAAGTTCCCTTGAGTTCAATCAACACACCAAAGCccaaaaacagaaacaagatGTTAGCACAAGGGAAGAAGATTTTCAGCCATCACCAGAGGCTGAAACAGCAGCTACTCCCGAGATGTTCCGTGGATTATTTAAAAATGGCGATGAACAGAAAGGGCCGTGTGAAGTTCTCAGGGAAAAGTCTGTTGAGCCAGAAAATGACTTCCAGAGTCCAACCTTCGGCTATAAAGCACCAATCTCAAGTCCTTCCCCCTGTTTTTCTCCTGAAGCATCTCCTTTGCATCCTCGGAATATTAGTCCCGCTTTTGATGAGACTGAAACAGCAATATTTAGCTTCGGTACAAAGAGAACTCCCCAAGAGACAAAAGGCCAAGTGTCAGATAAGAGATTGCCT GACTTCTTGGAGAAGAAAGGAGACTATTCTTTCGGCAGAGAGAGTTCTGCCGAGCCAGATGAAGATTTAGTTCTCTCAGATCCGTCGTCTGATGAGAAAGATTCAGATGGATCAATAGAAGACTCCCATTACAACA TAAGAGAAACTGCTAACGGGAGTAATAAGAAATCTAAGCAAGGCTTTGGCTCAGCTAAACGGAACTCGAACCTTAAGGGCAATGGACGTGTTACCTCGTCTTTGTCCGAAG GGATGCATAAAACTGATTCCTTCCAGCGGTTTTCAGAGGTGGATGAAGATGAAGGCTTGGGAAG GGCTGTTGCATTGTTTGCTGTGGCTCTTCAAAACTTTGAGAAAAAGCTGAAATCTGCAGCCAAAAAGAAGTCTTCAGAAATTATAGCATCAGTCTCGGAGGAGATACATTTGGAGTTGGAGAATGTGAAGTCTCACATCATAACAGAAGC GGAAAAGACGAGTAACGTAGCCAAAACTAAGAGAAAGCATGCTGAAACAAGATTACAAG AGCAACAAGAGAAAATGAGAATGATCCATGAAAAGTTTAAGGATGATGTCGGGAACCATCTTGAAGATTTCAAGAGTACTATTGAAGGGCTTGAAGCAAACCACTCAGAGTTGAAAGGAAGCATAAAGAAACAAA GAACATCGCACCAAAAGCTCATTGCGCATTTTGAAGGAGGCATCGAAACAAAACTGGACAATGCGACCAAAAGAATCAACTCTGTCAACGAG TCTGCGAGAGGAAAGATGCTGCAGCTGAAGATGATTGTGGCAGAATGTTTGAAGGATGATGTGTGTTAG